CGGCGTGCAGACGTCAAAGCGCTGATACGGGAAATCGACAAGGTGGCCCCGAGAACGTCGAGTTTGATTCTGTCCTATTTGAAGACATTTTTCTCTTGGGCGACAGACGAAGAGCGAATCGATGCGAACCCGGCGGCGGGCATCAAACCGCTGTCGAGCGCGGTGAAGCGCGACCGAGTATTGTCCGACGCGGAGATCAGAGCCTTCTGGATCGCCTGCGGCGACCTCGGCGCCTTCGGTCGGGCCTTCCGCTTCCTGCTGGCGACAGGTCAACGCCTGTCAGAAGTGGGCGATATGCCGTGGCGAGAGGTCGACGTCGAAGCCCGTCGCTGGACAATCCCTCGCGAACGGGCAAAGGCTGATCGCGCGCACGAAGTGCCTCTCAGCGACCTTGCGCTGGCCACTTTGGGGGAATGTCCGCGGCTCGGTCCGTTTCCGTTCACGACGCGCGGCGATATCCCCATCGCAGGCTGGAGCAAGTCGAAGGTTGCGCTCGACAGAGCGATGCTCGCGCAGTTGCAAAAGGATGCTGACGAGAAAGGCGAGACGGCACCTGTCACCTTGCCGGATTGGCGTTTGCACGATCTTCGCCGGACGTGCGCGACGAATCTTGCGCGCCTCGGCGTCGACCGCATCGTCATCAGTAAACTGCTCAATCATTCAGAAGGCGGCGTCACTCAAATTTACGACCGCCATGCACGCGACGCTGAAAAGCGCCGCGCGCTCGATATGTGGGGGCAGCGCCTACAGGCGATCGTCGATGACATGCCCGCGAGCAACGTCATTCCTTTGTCGGCGGGGCGGCGGTGATGGCGATGGTCGACGACGCGAAGATCAGAAGCGCGACGCCGGCGGCCGTCGTCGAAATGGCTCGCGTCCTACCGATCGGCAGGGATGTCGCCGAGCGTCTCTTGAGCGACGACAGGATTGTCGGCGTTTGGCGAGAACTCGGAAGGCGTGAACCCTTGCCGCTGGCGGTCAACGATCGATATCTCTTAAATCATTGGGATATCGACGACCGCCACGTTTCCCCCCAGGACCGGGCATGCGCTGCGCTTTTCGCTTTTGTCGTAATCGAATTCGCGCAGAAGAGGACAATAATTACGAGCGCGCACGCCCAGGCGTCGGTCGCGATGTGGGGCGACGTCGTGAAGTGCTGCCGCTCCGTTCCGGAGCACGACACCGCCAACAATGCCGATTTGGCCCGCTCGCTGGCGGTGGTTGCTAAGTATTTCGAGGATCGCGCGAGCGTATTTGATCCGAAGAGCCCCTACTTTTTGTCGCGCAGCGCTCGAGAAAGGAGCGACGATGAGACGCGCGCGCGGGTGCGCGCATTGGGACGTATGATGCACAAAATTTACGGTTCTTTCCTATATGGAACCCTCGCAACGATGGCGACTGTGGCCCTTGGGCTCGAAGACGAAATCGCTCGCAAGAGTGCCGAGAATTGGTGCTCCGACCTGCTCGCGGGCGAAGATCATTCCGCAGCGGCGCGATAGCCTTCCGGCACTTCATCTATTGGCTGCGCTTTTACTTTGAATTCTCGGGAGGGAGGCTCGCCGGTAATATCGTTTCGCAAGTGCGTTAAACGATACTCAGCCGCAAGCTTTTTCTGCGAGAACGACGACGCCTTGGTCTGACGCAAAAAGCCGGCGTTGATCAGCTCCAGAATCGCTCGCGCCGCAACCGAATGGTGCACTCCAATCCGCTTTCCGAGTTCGCGCGACGAAACTGCTATTTTTCCGTTGTTCGTGCCGTTGTGCATCAACCCGATCGTGATCCACGCCTTGGCGGCGATCCCGGAAAGGTCGCGCCACGCGGGCGTTTGTTCCAAATATTCGTAAACGCGAACGTGCCGTGCGTCGCCTTTCGACCGTCCCTTTCGATCATGTCTCGCCATTCGCGCGCCTCCCCTTGGCGAAGGCGATTGCACGCGAGCGTATCCAATTCCGGGTTTTCAGAGATGGCGCGGTCGGCCCGGCGCTACGCGTCCATGCATCGTTCGGCCAATGGCCGAACTTTTCCCGAAACTTGTGCGACGCCCAACCATCCGAATAGCCGCGCTCCGCGGCGATGAAGCGAAGCTCTCCGAAAAATTCCCGCTTTTCGCTGGCGGTCGGCGCCCACTTCTCCGCGCGCGTCCCCGAGCCGAGTTCGACGAGTTCGCCGTCAACGGCGTCGACTTCGCATTTGGCTTCGCGAACGGCTCCGCATGCCTCACAAACAGCGGCTTTCCGCGGCATGACCGCCGAGCAACCATCGCAGATACGCGGCAGCGGCGCCTTACGTTCGCGATCATCTTCGCCGGCCTTCTTTGGCTTGCCATCGTCGAGATGCTCGTGATGGATGTCGGTGACGAGCCCGAGGCGAAGATGGTTGCCGGCATGATCCAAGACGATCAATTTATCTTTTCCGGAAGCCGTCCGAAGGCCGCGGCCGATCGTCTGAACGAAAAGCATTTCGCTCTTGGTCGGCTTGGCGTCGACAATGCAGCGGACGTCCAAATCGACGCCGGTCGTCAGCGTGGCGCAGTTGGTGATGATCTTCGTCACGCCGGCGCGGAAGCGGCGAAAGATGCGCTCGCGCTCTTCGACAGGCGTATATGCGTCGACAAATTCGGCCGCCACGCCAGCCTCTAGAAAACGCTGTTGCAAATGCTCGGCATGGGCGCGGTCAACGCCGTAGCAGAGCGTCGGGCGTTTCTCGCCACGCGCAAGCCATGTGGCGACAACATCGCCCACGAGCGTCGATTTGTTGCAGGCATCAGACAGCTCGCCTTGATGAAACTCGCCGGCGATCGTCGCCACGTCCGAAAGGTCCGGCTCGCTCGGCGCGAAGACGATGAACGGCGACAAATAGCCCGCTTCGATTAGCTCGGCGGTGCGCGCAGCGATGATCAAGTCATCGTAATATTTCCCGAGTCCGCGCGCCCACGGCGTAGCCGAAAGGCCGATGAAAGGAACATTCGCCCATTCCGGGTCAGTCATCCATTCGTTGACGCTTGCGAACATGCGGTGCGCTTCGTCGATGATGACCAGCGCGGCCTCCGGCTTTTCGCGCCGCGCGAGACTCTGGACGGAGCACACCTGGACGGGCTGGCTCGGGTCAGTCAGCACGTGATCAGCCTGGACAACGCCAATGCAGCCGAGTCCCTCACCACAGAAGGCGGAAACAGTCTGCTCCACCAAGCTGAGCGCCGGCACCGCGAAGATGACGCGATGGTCCCTTTCCAACGCGCGCGCGATGATGTGTGCGGCCGTTAAAGTCTTGCCGAATCCAGTCGGGGCCTGAAGCAGCGGGCGCTTGTGGCCGGCGCGCAGCGATGCGCGCAGGGCTTCGAGCGCGCGGGCTTGGTGCGGACGAAGACGGCGCAGATTGCCGGTCGGCGCGAGAAGCGAGTTAATAGCGCCTCCTTGCTCTGCGCGCGATCATCGGGCCGAATCGGCGATAAGCGCGCCGCCGGAGTTTCCGCGTGACGTAACGCGTCCCATTTGGTAGAGCGATGATCGAGCCGCCGGCCAAGGTGCTCGATTTTCAGAGGGCCGCCCGATGCGTCACGCTGCGGAGCGGCCCTCGCGCTTTTTGGGGCGGCCATTCACGCCACCTCGCCCGCCTTGACGGCGACCGCCTTGCGGCCTGTCGGGCGTGTCGCCAACCACTCGAGAACTTCATCCTCGCGCCATGCGCGCGCGTTCGGCGTGACCAAGAATCCTTCTGGGAAGTTTTGGTTGTCGATCGCACGCTTAAGGGACATGCGGTTGGTGAAGACGCCCATTGCGACCAAATCGACAAAACGTAGCAGCTTCATTCCTTCACTCCGCGAGTTGCACTGCGATGCTCGTGACGTAACGGAACTTGGGGCTGCCCGTAATTTCCCAACTACGTGTCCCCGTTATTGGGATACCCGGCGCGTTGACCATTTCAGTCGCACCTCCGCGACTATCGGCCAGATTCCATAGTCGCTCCTGCGCGACGCATAGGCGCTCCTGCGCGACTATGTTGTCGCTCCTGCGCGACTGTGCCTTGCTAACAGTCGCTCCTGCGCGACTGTAATGGCCAAAATTGGTGTCAGCTCAGTCGCTCCTGCGCGACACACCTAGTTTGCCAGGTGGGTGCGCAAGCAGCTGTGAGACGATTAGAGAGGGGGCCGCCCAGTCTCCCGACCGACGTTCGCTCCGCGAAAGAGACAGGGCCTGTCCGCCCCAGCCGCTCGACGACGAACGATGTTGCCCCAAGAGGCGAAACCGCGCGCGAAGCGTGTCGAACCCGCGCGTCGAAAAAATCCTCGCCGCTTCGACAATGACCGGCCAGCGGAGCGCTACCACCGGGGCAGCGCCTCAAACTCCTCCATGCCGGTTACACACGACAAAGGACACTCAGGGGCAGGGAGGGGGCCGCGCGCGCGGCCTACCGCGCGCAGCGGCGGGGCGAGAACAATCCCCCTGCGACAGAAAACCAAGACGGCCAAGACGAGCCCGAGCTGTAAGCGCCAATTCCGAGAAGGGCGTCAGATGCAGAGCCAGGCGGGCAGGCCAACGGACGCGATCGCAGCGACGCAGCGCCCCCCTCAACTTCAGGGTCGTTAAAACAACACACTGCCAACCCACCCCGAAGTAACCGACAAGGGCCAAGGACGCGCGCGCAGCGCGCGCGGCCCACCCCCGCAGCGGCTGCGCCGGCGACAAACTCCGAATCCACAAAACAGGGATCAGCCATCACGCGGATCATGAGCTCCCTCGCAACCCGAGCCGACGAAAAATTGATCGATGATGGGAGAGAAGGGCCGCACGGTCTTCCCCACCGCATCGCGATTTTGGGCGCGCCGGCGCGACACGTTCGCTGCATGGAATCGAGGAGAGCATGCGATCAGAGATCAGATGATCACGGTCCTTGTTCGTTTAGATATACGCAAATGATATCAATTGTTATGCTCTGTTAGAATTGCGGAGTTCGGTTGGGCGTGGCAGCATTAGGACAACGCGAGGACAACATTCGCCGGATTTCGTTGGCGATTTAATCGGACAGTGGGTCATCCGTCGGCAAAGTGTTGCCGATGTAACGACGCAAGGAAAATCACGTGACGGCGGCAGCGGCAAAGTCTGAGCGGAACATGAAGAAAGCCCGTGCGGTCGTCACGAATGACCCGCGCCGTCTGGCGGGTATTGCGATGCACAGCGCGCACGGCCGCCGATTTCGCGATATCGCGGAAGAGGTGATGAAGGAGTTTGGCCCCGACGCGCCGACGACGAAAGTGCGGGAGCTATCGACGCTCCGGATGACGCTGGAAGGAATGCAGTCGGCGGCGATCGCGGGCGACCCGAACGCGGCAGATACGATTGTTCGACTGTCCCACTCGATTGCGAGGCTCGAGAGTTCTCTTCGCCGTCGGCGCGCGGCGCAAGTCGCGATGACGCCTCCCGCCAATTCTCTCGCGAACATCATCGCCCGGCATCGGCGAGAGGCAGATGAAGCCGCGCGCCGGGCCGCCGCAGCCACCCCCGCACCGCCCGCCGGCGACGGCGGCAACGAGGGTCCGGCCTGATGATTGCGACGCTCGCCCCTGCCGATCGCGCGCAGCTGGGTCGCCTTGGCGAAGCGCTACATCGCGCCGCCGCGCTCGGCGATCGGCGATGGGCGGCGTTTCCGATCGTGCGGTCGTGCGTCGCTGAAGCGATGTCGACGTTGCGCCCCCATTGCGACGCCGCGGACGTGGAAGAGGTCGCGCACCGCCTTGTCGGCGTCGTTGATTACCGCTCGGGCTACGACAGCATGTTTGAACTCGCCCTAACCGAGGTCTGCGCTCACGGGCTCGCTTGGTCTTGGGAGCGGTGCTGATGAGGCCGCTCGTCACCATGCGGCGCGCGCTCGCCGATCCCGCGCTGTTCGGTTCGATCTTGCCCGGCGAAAGTTGGGCGGCTTGGCGCGTGTTGCTGATCGCCGCGCTGGGCGAGCCGCTTACCGACGAGGAGCGGGTAATCTTCGCAACGCTGACAGGGCGCGAACGCGAGCCACTGGAGCGCGTGGAAGAGTTCTGGGCGATCATCGGCCGTCGAGGCGGCAAGACGCGCGCTGTGGCCGTGCTGGGCGCTTATCTGGCGGCCCTCGTCGACTACTCGGACGTGCTCGCGCCAGGCGAGAGAGCGGCGCTGCCCATCATGTCGGCGTCGACTTGGCAAGCAAGCCGGGCGAAACAGTTCTTGAGCGGCATATTTTCAAGCGTTCCGGCGTTTGCGCAGCTCGTCGAAAGCGAAACCGCAGACACGATCAGCCTATCCACACGCGTTGACCTTGAAATTCGCCCGGCCAGCTTCCGGACGTCGCGTGGTGGCACTTTCTGCGCCGCGGTCGCGGACGAGGTCGCATTCTGGCGTTCAGACAGTTCGGCAAATCCTGACACCGAGATCATGAACGCGTTGCGCCCGGCGCTCGCCACGACGGGCGGCATGCTCGCTGCGATTAGCTCGCCATATGCAAGGCGGGGCGAGCTTTACAATACGTGGAAGCGCGACTACGGCGCCAACGGCGATCAGGCCATACTTGTCGCGAAGGCGGCGTCGCGTGTCATGAATCCCTCGCTCAGCGAGAAAGTTGTCCAGCGCGCTTACGAACGAGATCCTGCAAGCGCCGCCGCCGAATATGGCGCTGAATTTCGCACGGACGTCGAATCCTTCATCAGCCGCGAAGTCGTCGAAGCGGCCGTCATTCCGGATCGCCACGAATTGCCGCGCATCGCGGGCGTTCGCTACGTCGGCTTTTGTGATCCGAGCGGCGGCAGCGCCGACGATATGACGCTTGGGATCGCGCATCGCGAGGGCGAGCGAGTTGTTCTCGATTGTGTGCGCGCGGTGAAGCCGCCCTTCAGTCCCGACGCTGTGGTCAATGAATTTGCCGCTACTCTCAAAGGCTACGGCATCCGCGAAGTCACCGGCGACAGATATGGCGGAGAGTGGCCGCGCGAGCGCTTCAGGGCGGCCGGGATCACCTATCGTCCAAGCGAGAAGAGCAAGAGCGATCTTTATCGCGAAGCGCTGCCGCTCTTGAATGCTGGGCGTGTCGAGCTTCTCGACCTCCCGAAATTGATCTCGCAGCTTTGCGCGCTCGAACGCCGGACGGCTCGTGGCGGTAAGGATTCGATCGATCATCCGCCTGGTCCCGCCAACCATGATGATTACGCGAATGTAGTTTGCGGCGTGTTGGTCGAAGCGCTTGGCGGGAAGCAGCTGATGGAATTTTCGGAGTCGATGATCAGACGCTTGGAAATGGGGCTGATTTGAAACTTGAGGAGCAAAAAATGTTTCGACCCATGCCGTCGCCGAAAGGCAGCAATCACGAAGGTCTATACGTCCCCGCAAAATTCGTTCGTTCACCTGTCGTCGCTGCTTACGACTCCGTGACGGGCCTCGCGCCTCGCAAGCTCCTAGCGCCCGCCAGCGCGCCGAAAAAGCCGCGCGTCGACGGTCCGTCGCGCCAGGAGAATTTGCAGGCGTTGCTCGATTTCTTGTCGGCCAATCTGCCTGCCGATCTCTACGGCCAGGTCGAAGAACACCTGATGAGTTCAGTCTACGGATCCCAAGAGCGGGACACGGCCTATGCGCCCGCCGCCGATCGCCGCCCCAAGATCGCCGGGGACGCCGCGGGCGCTTCAGACTTCGCGTCGCGCTTTCCGTCGTCGCGTCGCATCGGTTTTGCGTAACAGGAGAACCAACGATGCTGATCGACGAAGTTAAACCCGACGCCCTTGGCGAACGCGCTGCCGCGCGAGAGCAGCTCGCCGACGCGATCGCTGGCGTCGACAGCGCGCGGGAACGCCTCGCCGAGGCGAAGCGCGCGGCTGATCTTGCGACCGATCGCGCCATCGAATTACGGCGGAAGGTCGACGCGCTAACGGAGCGGGCGTCATCTGCGAAGGCTAATGCCTCCGGCGATAGCGTCATTGGCGCGCTACTGCGCGGTGAGTGCCTCGGGTCGCGCAGCTCGCCGGCCGAAGAGGCTCGAACTGAGATTGCGGCGTTGGAACGCGAATTGGATGCTGTTCGCCAAGCCCGTCAAACCGCACAAGACGAGATCGAGAATCGCAAGAGCGCGATCGGCCTCGGCGAAATGCGGGTCAGGCGCATGATCGGCGGCGTTCTGCGCTCTTCCGGCGCGACTGAGCGTTTGCTTACCGGCTTGATTGATCTCGAACGCGAGGTCATTCGGCGACGTCTGGGCCTCGCCTTCCTGCTCAGGAATGACGGCGTCGCCGTCGCCCTGCGCTCCGAAGTGGAGCGACTTCTGGACGGCCACGCGTTTCCGACACGCTCCGCGACTCTTGACCACTGGGCCAACAACCCGGCGAGCAAGGATTGGGCAGCCGCGCTGGCGACGCTTGAACGCGACGCCGACGCGCGGTTGCCGGACTGATCAGATTACCGCCGGTGCGGCTTCCGCCGGCGGCAATGGCCCAGCGGGGTGTGGCCTGTAACTCCCGCCGGTCACGGTTCTGGTTCCTCTGCTCGTGACCACAGGCTGGCCTGGGGCGGCTGGCCACCTTCGGCGCTCCGGCTCTTGCGGCCGGGGCGCCGATCCTCTTTCGAAAGGAGAACATCATGGCCAAACGAAAAATTAGTTCTGACAACTTCGTCGCCGGGCTTGCCGCGGCGCTGGGGGTCGGCGCTGGGAGCGTTGCGCGAGAGGCGGTCGGACGTAACCTGAGCGCCGACAGCGAAGATGGAATTGCGGAAGTTGTCGAGTGGGCGACGAGAAATCTCGACGCCGCACAGTTGAGACGCCTGGGCGAGGAACTCGTCTCGGCCGCCGACGCTGGCGACAATGGGCGACAGGCGCAAGACAGCGCCTGGGGACGCAAGCCCGCTGATCCATTCGAGCGCCGCTTTCCCGGGTCGCGGCGCATCGGTCGCCCGTTGTGAAAGAGCCGCCGCCCGCCAAGGGCGGCGGTCGCGGACCGCCCTCGCCGGGATGCAGATAAGGTCCATTCAGCTGACGGGCTTTTGCCCCTGTCCGAGCGCCCCGACCGTGGATGTAACGGCGGGGCGTTTTTCTCTTGCTCGCGCGCCTTCGACAAAAAGTTCCGGTGTGCGACACGCTCCGAGCAGCGGACAGGGCCGGGTGGCAAACAGATTTATTGCAGCGATGGCTGCAAGCCGATAGCCGCATACGAGCGCCGCGACGGCTGGCACGCCGATCGTCGCGGCGCGCACGGCCGATAGAAGATTCCGTTCTGCATGCCGGCGCGCGCATCGGCTGGCGAAGCAGAAGAGGCACCGAGAAACGCGCCAAGGCCGAGACGACGGGTGAGAGGCACGGAACCAGTTGAGCCGCGGGCGCGATAGGCTGGTTCTCGGAATCTCAGCTTGATCCGTGGAGATGATCGGCATATCTTGATCCAAGATCAAGAAAGTTTTAATCTGTCTCGGTGAAGCTAGGAGGCAAGAATGCAGGCCAAGGTTGAGCGCGCATACCAGTTCGAGACAGATTGGATCCGCGAATATGCAAAGGCCTTTATGCATTGCGAGTCCGGCATCGAATACTCGTCGGATGCCTTTTGGCGAGAAAGGATCAGCCTAGTCGATATTCGCAACGTCTTCAGAAATGCGGACGTTACGTATGCAGATAAGCTGAATGGTCCGGGTGCGACCTGGATTGTCGAGGGAGACGATGGCGATGGGGGCTATATCGTTGCCGAGATTGTGGTGATCTCGGAGACGCTCACTGTGAAAGTCGTAAAAGCAATAAGAATCAATCGACGAGAGGAGAAATGAGATGATGCACGAACGTGTGAAGGGCGTTCCTGCGGTCGAGTGGCCCTACAATGCCGTGACGCTGGGAGCGCCATTCAAAGTCCTCCTTCACGACGGTGTAACCTTTGGTGTGGACAACTCGGGAGAGAAAACCGTTTGCATCAAGGATCCCTTCGCGCTGATCAATGCGGTTGTGCGAGCACGAGTTCTTCATCCGAGAAAGCTTTCAGGTGAAGAAATCAAGTTCGTTCGGAGGTCGATCGGAGCGAAATCAAGAAGTGTTGCTGAATTTCTCGACATGACTCCAGAGCACTTCTCGCGGTGTGAAAGTGGAGCCAAGGCATTCTCGGCAGCAAGCGAGAAACACTTTAGAATGGCTGCATACGTGTCGTCTTTTCTGGAGGATCCTAGCGCCTTCTTTTTACCTGCAGAATTGTTAAGGCAACCCAAGCCTTCAAAAGAGGCTAAGATTAGCGCGGCAGTAATTCATCGGTGGTTTCTTTCGTTGAAGATCGAGACAGTGTTCGATCCAAATGAGGAACTGCGGTTTGAATTCCATCGTGGTTCCACGGCTGACGAAAGCTCATGCGGGAATGACAATGGGGATTGGCGGGGTAACGACCGCATAGCTGCATAAACTTCATTGCCGGAACTGCAAAAGCGATACGCCCCGACCGTGGATGTAACGGCGGGGCGTTTCTTCTTTCCCAAGCTGCTGTCAGCTGCCGCCGTCAGCTCTCTTGCGATCGTCAGGCAACGCTAAGAACAAACCGACGACAGCGGACAACGCGCCGAAAAGAATATTCCTTGTGAAATAGTCGAAGTCGCTTTTGTCCCATTGTATCCAGTTGTGCAAATCCCCGATCGTTCCGACGATCACGAAATCTCTTGGCGGCACTTCACCGGTTCCGGGTGCGGGCCATTCCCTGTAGAGCAGCACGACAGAGGTCGTTGGCGCTGTCCATTCGCCGCGATCGTTCTGGGCCGAGGCAATCGCGGCGAAACGAGCAAAAACTTTCGGCTCTCTTCCTGTTGGAAGTTGAGCATTTGAATAGCTGGCGATCACTCTCATGAGGGCCGGCCACGCGTTATCGCCAGGTCTCACAGGCCGTCCAGCGTCTTTTGAGTAAGAACTGTCGAAGCGGGCCGCGACGTCGGCCAGCGCATTGTCTCCTCGCCATTCATTCCAAACGCCGAGGTATGTGAGAATGGCGAAAAGGACGGACACTGCGGAAATGCATACGCCCACCCATCGGGCAATCTGTTTATAGTTCATCGGCGTGAGCTCCACTTAACGCCGCAATCATGAACATGCTCGAAATTGTCCAGCAACCAGGACCAGAACATGAGGATTGAGCTACGGCGCCTTACTGGCGAGGTCGTCGAGAAGGCGAAGTGATCGTGGCCAAACCACAGGGATCGGCCTCATCAGCAAAGGAGAGACGCCGCACTGCCGCTCTGGCGGCCACTGAGCGCGCTATCAGCGCGGCGACCCTGGACCAGCTTGAGGCGATCGTTGAACGGCTCCTGAGCCTCGCCATAGCCGCCAGGATGGCCAAGCGCCCCCGAGAAGAGCAGGCGGCAAGGAGGGCGCTCGCGCTCGCCGAGCGCCGGCTGGCGGCCATGCGCAATAATTCGGGGGCGATTTCCGCTTTCGCGCAATGTCGCGACCCCGCGCCCTGACGATCGAGTGCTTCGGCGAGAGCGTCGAAGAGCGGCGACCCGCGCCGCCAACACGGCCGCCCGACCCTACAAAAAACGCCCCGCCGCTGCATCATCACGGTCGGGGCGTTCTTTCGCGTATGACGAGGCTTCGAGCCTCTAGGCTCGTTCGGCGATCCAACGTCGCATGGCATGCGCGCCGGCGGCGTAGGTTCGCGACTTTAGTCCGAGTTCTTCGATCTCGTCCACGATCCACCCGGGCAAAATGTCCGTGCAGTTCCACAACAACCCACATGCCTGTGACACGGAGATTTTTGTCTGAACGTAATTGATCTCGAACTCGACCATCGGCTCGGGTCCGCGTCCGTTCCACCTCATGAAGGCTTCGACAGCTTGTTCGAAGCAATCGCGATAATGGCCCGGCGCATGGCCGCTTTTGTATTTCGACATGGCTAACTCCTTCGAGGGTTTCGAATTGAAGGAGCCGGGCGACGCCCCGATCACGCTCGCGTCACCCTGGCCCGAAGGGCCTTGCCTTACCGCGCTACGCCGCCGAAGCGGCGCCTCTCAAATCTGCGATCGGGTCGACCGAGAGGATTTCCGTCAAAATATATTTATCCCCCGACTGCCGTCAACGCCCTGGCGATCGTCTGCGCAACGGCCTTGGCGTCGGCGGCGGAGAGCCGGTTGACGAGCCCGCGCCGGCTCAAGACGTAGGCTAGGGCGACGCCGCCGGCGTCTTCCACAACGAACGATTCGGCGGCCTTCCGGGTACGCA
Above is a genomic segment from Methylocystis rosea containing:
- a CDS encoding DEAD/DEAH box helicase, which translates into the protein MNSLLAPTGNLRRLRPHQARALEALRASLRAGHKRPLLQAPTGFGKTLTAAHIIARALERDHRVIFAVPALSLVEQTVSAFCGEGLGCIGVVQADHVLTDPSQPVQVCSVQSLARREKPEAALVIIDEAHRMFASVNEWMTDPEWANVPFIGLSATPWARGLGKYYDDLIIAARTAELIEAGYLSPFIVFAPSEPDLSDVATIAGEFHQGELSDACNKSTLVGDVVATWLARGEKRPTLCYGVDRAHAEHLQQRFLEAGVAAEFVDAYTPVEERERIFRRFRAGVTKIITNCATLTTGVDLDVRCIVDAKPTKSEMLFVQTIGRGLRTASGKDKLIVLDHAGNHLRLGLVTDIHHEHLDDGKPKKAGEDDRERKAPLPRICDGCSAVMPRKAAVCEACGAVREAKCEVDAVDGELVELGSGTRAEKWAPTASEKREFFGELRFIAAERGYSDGWASHKFREKFGHWPNDAWTRSAGPTAPSLKTRNWIRSRAIAFAKGRRANGET
- a CDS encoding helix-turn-helix transcriptional regulator, whose protein sequence is MKLLRFVDLVAMGVFTNRMSLKRAIDNQNFPEGFLVTPNARAWREDEVLEWLATRPTGRKAVAVKAGEVA
- a CDS encoding tyrosine-type recombinase/integrase yields the protein MAAKKDFTDRFLRSIKPAEPGKRVIYMDAVVPQFGLRVGDKSTKDNIGAFVLVARWPGGSKNPAPRRIGDYPITSLAEAREIAREWREDIRQGIDPKVKEEQRRCEEELRRKEEANAQANTFSAVFEDYRAECLSRIKTGEAATGDIKRHVIPKWGPRPIAEIRRADVKALIREIDKVAPRTSSLILSYLKTFFSWATDEERIDANPAAGIKPLSSAVKRDRVLSDAEIRAFWIACGDLGAFGRAFRFLLATGQRLSEVGDMPWREVDVEARRWTIPRERAKADRAHEVPLSDLALATLGECPRLGPFPFTTRGDIPIAGWSKSKVALDRAMLAQLQKDADEKGETAPVTLPDWRLHDLRRTCATNLARLGVDRIVISKLLNHSEGGVTQIYDRHARDAEKRRALDMWGQRLQAIVDDMPASNVIPLSAGRR